GTAAGTATTCGGCTTGTCCTTGAAGAGCGGCATCGTAACCGATCGTGGATTTGGGGGAAAGCCGGAAATTGCCCGATGTCTGTTCTACGTGAACGGGTTTCGGAATGATTTCGATTTCGTTAGCGTTTGTTGCCCATGTAGCGGGTAGATGGCAGGCTATCGCAAGTATAACAGCCCAAGTTTTCTTACACATTGTACGGTAGGATTTCATAAGCACTTTATTTTTTTCATGGTTTTGCCTCTTGTCGAGGGGTGATGATAATGTTCATGTGATTATAAAAACAGATACTTTATAGCGGTGTGCATAAATCTCTATAAATGCAGATACTATTCAATAAAGCAAAGTTAGGAAAATTTGTGGAATAAATGGGTAAAACGGATTAAGATTTTAACTTAATATGTGCTTATTTAATGTGTGGGTTCTTTGAAAAAGAGAAATGATTTTGCTGGTATTTTTTGTTGAATTTCCACGATAGTTATTCAAGACAGTAATTGTCAAATTATTACAGTCGTGTTTTTAGATGGCAAAGAGGATAGCAGGGAGGGTTTAAAAATACCTTATTTAAAAGTCTGCATTAACGGGGCAGCAAAATCTTCGAGCGATGTGATTATTGGTTTGAGTTTTTGTTTGAATAGATGGCTTGCTCTTCCATACAAATGATAAACTATTTTATTTACAAGATTGGAATAGTTTGGATTGAAAATATTACGTGAATTGTATTATATTTTTTAGGTCGTGAAAGCAAGAAAAGCCATCTGAGAAATCAGGTGGCTTTTCTATAAAATTTGATTTACAACACTATTACTATTTGTTCTAAAAAAGGTTAGTACTCCTCCTCGTTGAAGAAATTCAACTATATTGATTATCAATATATTATGTGGTAATCAATAAAATTTACGCAAACAAACCACACCGTCTGAGACGGGCTGAGGCGATGGGAGGAATGGGTAGACAAACAAATCTGAGATTGTAAATATTATTCTGGCAGCCCTATACGTGATATAAAATAAGCAAATCTTTGACTGATTTTTTCTCGGTATAATTCGCTCAACGAACAAACTCGATTGTTTATGTTTCGATATAGATACTCCGTACTAACAGTATAAAAATGTTTAAAATCGATAACCATATCTGGCAACTCAAATCCATCCTCAAAATGAAGAAAATGAAAACGGGGATCTTCATTATTCATAATTTTCTTTCCATCTGTTCTGTTCGGATTGTATTTTTGTCCGGTTTGGAAAATATCGCCCCAGTGTTGTCCGTCTTTGAACACATCAAAATTAAACAGAGGTGCGACAATCAAATGAAGCAACCTACAATCTTTATTTGAATTTTCCTTTAATTTGTCTCGTTCATCACTATTTAAATCACAATCTTGGTTCAAACATATCATAAGCGGGAAACGAATATACGAGACCGAAACGCCATCAGCTCCCTCTGTAATACATTCCACGATATCTATATCATGAAAAATATCACATTGGTTTATCCTGTTGCCTTCCGTCTTCTTTATTTTTGCTGATATTTGGGTCATTACTAGTTTGATATAATCTTATAATACGTTGTGGCTTTAATGCACTATCAAATTTATATGTTTGCGGAATATTTTGATCAATAGATTCAGGCAAATCAATATAGTTCTTTTCATCCATTATTTTAGCGTATTAAGGAAAGATTCTTTAATATAACTGATAAACATGTTGTATGCTTGATGATTAAATTGTGTGATTGACTCTTCCCATGTGTCAATTGATTGTTGTCCACCACTATACACATCTATATCCAATACAATATCATAATTTTTTATCACAGACGGATAAAATCTATTAGGGATACCATATTGAACACGTACGAGATGATCTCCTTGTTGATATTCGTGAACAATCATTGATCTAGCAATGCCTTCCCTGACAACAGTTTCCTTAATAAACTTTGCATCAGTTGGATTCAATATCTTAGAAATATCTGAAACCTTTGAGCATGAGAAGATATTAATATACCTCATTCCAATGCGTTGAGAATTAATCTCTATATCTAATGCTTTTAATTTTTCTATAACCTTTGTAAGGCATTGAATATAAGACGATTTATCTTTATACTGCTGCAGTTCTACTATAATAGATTTTTCAAAAGAATCAATTTTAAGACTGATGGTAGAAGTGCTTAAAAGATACCTAATAAAGTCTTCTTTTTTCACTTCAAAGTTGTCTATATTAACATTGTAATTTGAATGCAGTTCAGTCTTAAAGGTTGCAAACTCATCCTTCAAGGATTCAGACAACATTTTATAGTCAATCTGAATGTCTTTCGTAAAATCAATTCGAAGAATAAAATGAGAAATTTTATTGTTCTGTAAAATACGATTATTTTCCATAGACACTTATTTACTATACATATGGCAAATATATGAAAACTAATCGATTTATCGAATATAATTCCCTATATTTGTACTATTCAATCGAGGTATAATATGAAACTAAATAGGATAAAAGCAGTATTGGCAGAGAAAGGGATTTCCCAGACATGGTTGGCAAAACAACTTGGCAAGAGTTTCAGCATGGTGAATGCTTATGCATGCAATAGGATTCAACCAAACCTGGAGACCCTTCAGCAAATAGCTGTTATCCTACAGGTGGATTTAAAAGACCTGATAACCGATAAAGAAGAAAGGTAAGGCCATGGAATATAAATTCAATGAAAATACCCGAGTACAGGTCCCGGCGGCCTTGCATTTGTGTAGGCTTGGATATACATATTTGGACAATATAACAGAATATGACAGCAAGACTAATATTCTGACGGATGTGTTTTTGAGCAGCGTTCAACGTCTCAATCCGGAACTGTCCGATTTACAGGCAAGGCAATTGTTGAGTGAAATCATATTGGTACTTAACAATAATGACCTTGGAAGGGAGTTTTATAATAAACTATCTTCCAACAGTAATATAAAACTGATAGACTTCCAAAATGCCGATCGTAACGAATGGCATGTAACCACTGAATTTGAGTGTGAGGATCAGGATAGCGGAGACAGTTTTAGACCGGACATAACATGTTTTGTAAACGGGCTTCCATTAGCCTTTATTGAGGTCAAGAAGCCGAATAACCATGACGGCATTCTGGCAGAAAGGGAGCGTATTAACATGCGAATGAGTAACGAAAAATTCCGGAGATTCCTGAATGTTACTCAGTTGATGATATTTTCCAACAATCAGGAGTATGACAATGAAAGTAGAGTTCCGATTCAAGGAGCATTCTATTGCTGTACGTCCAAGAACAAAGCATTCTTCAACGTCTTCCGTGAGGCTGATAAAGGTTTTGTAGCAGGGTATCCTTATAAGGCTATATCTGACAGTACGGAAAAACAGATATTGCAGCACAGGAATTGTGTGGTTATCAAGAACCTGCCTGAATATAATACAAACAAAGATATAAATACTCCGACCAACAGGATTCTAACATCGATGCTTAGTAAAGAGAGATTTCTGTTTTTACTAAGATATGGTTTTGCCTATGTGGACAGAAAGATCGAATTGGAAGACGGCAGTAAGACCACCCAGTTGGAAAAACATGTAATGCGTTATCAGCAGCTTTTTGCCTCTTTTGCCATTCGAAAGAAATTGGATAATGGTATCAAGAGCGGTATTATCTGGCATACACAAGGCAGTGGAAAAACAGCCTTGGCATATTATTCCGTACGTAGTCTGACAGATTTTTATGCGGCAAAGAAAACGGCTGTGAAATTTTATTTCATTGTTGACCGTCTTGACTTGATGGAACAGGCAAAGGATGAATTTGTGGCAAGAGGGCTGTCTGTCAGAACTGCTAACAGCAGGGATGAATTGATGTCAGATATACGCAGCACGAATTTGACTGAAAATGCAGAAGGAAAAGCGGAAATAATGGTGGTCAATATACAGAAATTCAAACAGGATTCTGCCAAAATACAGATTGATTCCAATTACAGCATCCGTTTACAGCGTATATTCTTTATTGACGAAGCCCATAGAGGTTACAATCCACAGGGAAGTTTCTTGGCAAACCTATTAGCAGCCGATAAGGATGCTATAAAAATTGCTTTGACAGGCACGCCTTTGTTAAAAGAGGAGAGGGAGTCCTGGCGTGTATTCGGTGATTACATTGATACCTATTATTATGACAAGTCAATAGCAGACGGCTATACTCTGAAACTCATGCGAGAACCAGTAGAAACAATCTATAAAGAAAAAATAGAGAGTATTCTTGACAAACTGGCAGGTGGTATTGAAGTCAGAAAAAGTGATATTGACCGAAACAAGATCATTGAGCATGAATCTTACCTCAATGCATTGATAGACTATATTATTTCCGATTTCCGACGGTTCCGCATAGAACAGAATGATGATACGGTGGGGGCGATGATTGTGTGCAAGACAAATCCTCAAGCCCGTGAAATGTATCGTTTGTGGCAGGAACGTTTCAACAAGTCATTGTATATAGATGAGAAAATAGATGAGAAATATGATGAAAATCTGATGATGGCTGCTGAACCGATGGTTGCTTACGGACACCATACAAAACCGCTGAAGGCTTCTTTAATCTTGCATGATGAAGGGGACAAAGAAGAACGTAAGGCATACATTGATGAATACAAGAAGAAGCTATCGGTTGATATCTTGATTGTCAACCAGATGCTTCTGACTGGATTTGATGCTCCCCGATTGAAGAAACTCTATTTGGGGCGTAGCCTTGACGGGCACGATTTGTTGCAGGCATTGACAAGGGTAAACAGGCCATACCATAAATTCAAGTATGGTTATGTCGTGGATTTTGTGAATATCAAGGAAAATTTCGATGCTACGAATGACCGCTATCTGCGTGAACTGAACCGTACTGCCGATATTGAGGAAACAGGTGAAAAGAAAACAGTTGGAGAAGCTCTCATTGTTGATAAGGAGCAGATCATAGAGCAGATAAAGGAAATCCGCAATATTTTGTTCAATTACACATGCGATAATCCTGAAGAGTTCAGAAAGGAAATAGATGAGATTGAGAATAAAGAAAATCTATATACTCTCCGTTCTACTCTTGAAAATGCCAAGGCAATCATAAACCAAATAAGAGCATTTGGAGATGAAGAACTTAAAGCGAAAATCAACAGTCTGCCCAAAGGTACTATTCCTACACTCATAACAGAGGTTTCGCACCGTATAGAACGAGTTAATCTGCTGGAAAGTACCGAACATAAGGCAGATGTGTCCGGAATTATCAATGTCGCTCTTTCCGAGTTGGAATTTGAGTTTAAGAAAGGAATTTCAGAGGAATTGCGTATCATTGTCAATGACATTCGGGAACGTTGTGAAAGAGTTCAGGCAGAATTTGAAGCCAATTTTGATAGAACAGAAGACAAATATGTGATTTTGGCTGACGAGTTCCGGGAATACTTCAGGAAGAAAGGCTTTGTTCCTCAAAGTACGCAAGATGCCAAAGAAAGCATTGATTATATGGATTCAGTGATGAAGAAGATTCGTGAAATCAACCGTCGCAACAATATACTCAAAAAGAAATATCAGGGAGACGAGCGATTTGTCCGTATTCACAAGCGCATTGAGGAAGAAAATGAAAAGCGCGAAAAACCTATTATTTCTAAAGCAGAATACGAAATAGCAGAAAGTCTGTCAAAAATGAAACGTGAGATTGACAATCGGATTTACCTTGATATTAACATCATTGCGAATGAAAACAGTTTCAAGAGGGACACATTGGCTATGATAGGTCATCAACTCATAGATTTGGGGATAAATGCAAGTATTTCCGACCGGAAATTTATCAACAATCTCATTGCAAATGAATATATAAACCAATACAATCAAGTTCACTCAAGATAATATGGATGCAAATACCCAGAATATATCAGAAGCTACGATAGCCCTTATCGACTCATTGAAATCGACCACTTCCCATTATGGTCTAGCCAACAGTGGGAGTGAGTATAAAATTATTACGGAAATGTTCCTGTATAAGTATTTCAATGACAAGTTCGGATATGAGGCAAAACGTGATAAAATCTATGGAGAAAGATTGAGTAAGGCCGACAAGTGGGATGCGGAATATGATAAATTTACTGAAGAGGAGGTCGAAGATTTGTTCAGCTATCTTCCGGCATCCGTCCCTTTGCTTAAGCCTGAGCATACACTGGCGCATTTGTATAATACCTCCGGAGCAGGAGATTTTTCTACACGGTTAGATGCTACGCTGATTGATATTGCCAATCTGAATGCAGATACTTTTTCTGTCGTAACTTCCGGAAAAAGCAGGGTCAATATATTCAGTGCGCTTACACAGTTTGTAACTGATCCGCAAAAAAGGGATGATTTTGCACGCTCATTGATGAGTTCCGTTGCGTCATTCAATTTTGAAAGTGTTTTTGCAGAAAAATATGACTTTTTCTCACGGATATTTGAGTATCTTATAAAAGATTACAATAACGCAGGAGGCGGAAAATATGCGGAATATTATACTCCAAGAGCAATCGCACAGGTAATGGCTCGTTTGCTGGTTGGTGATAATGCAGACTTGCGTGGTATGACCTGTTATGATCCGTCAGCAGGAACAGGTACTTTGCTTATGGCCCTGGCTCATCAGATAGGGGAAGACCGTTGCACGATCTTCAG
The sequence above is drawn from the Barnesiella intestinihominis YIT 11860 genome and encodes:
- a CDS encoding TIGR04255 family protein codes for the protein MENNRILQNNKISHFILRIDFTKDIQIDYKMLSESLKDEFATFKTELHSNYNVNIDNFEVKKEDFIRYLLSTSTISLKIDSFEKSIIVELQQYKDKSSYIQCLTKVIEKLKALDIEINSQRIGMRYINIFSCSKVSDISKILNPTDAKFIKETVVREGIARSMIVHEYQQGDHLVRVQYGIPNRFYPSVIKNYDIVLDIDVYSGGQQSIDTWEESITQFNHQAYNMFISYIKESFLNTLK
- a CDS encoding helix-turn-helix domain-containing protein, with amino-acid sequence MKLNRIKAVLAEKGISQTWLAKQLGKSFSMVNAYACNRIQPNLETLQQIAVILQVDLKDLITDKEER
- a CDS encoding type I restriction endonuclease; this encodes MEYKFNENTRVQVPAALHLCRLGYTYLDNITEYDSKTNILTDVFLSSVQRLNPELSDLQARQLLSEIILVLNNNDLGREFYNKLSSNSNIKLIDFQNADRNEWHVTTEFECEDQDSGDSFRPDITCFVNGLPLAFIEVKKPNNHDGILAERERINMRMSNEKFRRFLNVTQLMIFSNNQEYDNESRVPIQGAFYCCTSKNKAFFNVFREADKGFVAGYPYKAISDSTEKQILQHRNCVVIKNLPEYNTNKDINTPTNRILTSMLSKERFLFLLRYGFAYVDRKIELEDGSKTTQLEKHVMRYQQLFASFAIRKKLDNGIKSGIIWHTQGSGKTALAYYSVRSLTDFYAAKKTAVKFYFIVDRLDLMEQAKDEFVARGLSVRTANSRDELMSDIRSTNLTENAEGKAEIMVVNIQKFKQDSAKIQIDSNYSIRLQRIFFIDEAHRGYNPQGSFLANLLAADKDAIKIALTGTPLLKEERESWRVFGDYIDTYYYDKSIADGYTLKLMREPVETIYKEKIESILDKLAGGIEVRKSDIDRNKIIEHESYLNALIDYIISDFRRFRIEQNDDTVGAMIVCKTNPQAREMYRLWQERFNKSLYIDEKIDEKYDENLMMAAEPMVAYGHHTKPLKASLILHDEGDKEERKAYIDEYKKKLSVDILIVNQMLLTGFDAPRLKKLYLGRSLDGHDLLQALTRVNRPYHKFKYGYVVDFVNIKENFDATNDRYLRELNRTADIEETGEKKTVGEALIVDKEQIIEQIKEIRNILFNYTCDNPEEFRKEIDEIENKENLYTLRSTLENAKAIINQIRAFGDEELKAKINSLPKGTIPTLITEVSHRIERVNLLESTEHKADVSGIINVALSELEFEFKKGISEELRIIVNDIRERCERVQAEFEANFDRTEDKYVILADEFREYFRKKGFVPQSTQDAKESIDYMDSVMKKIREINRRNNILKKKYQGDERFVRIHKRIEEENEKREKPIISKAEYEIAESLSKMKREIDNRIYLDINIIANENSFKRDTLAMIGHQLIDLGINASISDRKFINNLIANEYINQYNQVHSR